From the genome of Virgibacillus proomii, one region includes:
- a CDS encoding acetaldehyde dehydrogenase (acetylating), giving the protein MAINLAKESVREYEVESLIHKAKQAQQIYASFTQEQVDEIVKSVATVLTEAAEDLAIKAHTETGFGNVKDKTTKNLFASQQVYESIKDEPTVGIIHRDEVNKVIEVGVPMGVIAALVPVTNPTSTVIFKALIALKTRNAIVLSPHPNAVNCIVEAARLVEETAVNAGAPRGLVQVIETPTLEGTQALMKHEDTALILATGGGQMVKAAYSSGNPAIGVGPGNGPAFIEESADIEAAIDKIITSKTFDNGTICASEQSIVVEKSIKDQVVNELRKRRAYFMNKEESEQVAKFIMRENGTMNPQIVGKPVTEVAKLCGIIVPADTTVLISEQTTIGHDNPYSREKLTPILAMYTVNDWDEGVTTCNAILENEGAGHTAILHTSDDQLVEDFGLRTKASRILINTPGTFGGIGYSTNLAPSLTLGCGAIGGSSITDNVSVRQLMNINRIAYDKE; this is encoded by the coding sequence ATGGCTATTAATTTAGCAAAAGAAAGCGTCAGAGAATATGAGGTTGAATCACTTATTCATAAAGCCAAGCAGGCTCAACAAATATATGCTAGTTTTACCCAAGAACAAGTAGATGAGATTGTCAAATCTGTTGCGACAGTATTAACCGAAGCAGCAGAAGATTTAGCAATAAAAGCACATACAGAAACAGGATTCGGTAATGTAAAAGATAAAACAACGAAAAATCTATTTGCTAGTCAACAAGTTTATGAAAGTATTAAAGATGAGCCGACGGTAGGGATTATTCATCGTGATGAAGTAAATAAAGTGATAGAAGTTGGAGTGCCAATGGGAGTAATTGCAGCACTTGTACCAGTAACCAATCCGACATCAACCGTTATTTTTAAAGCATTAATTGCATTAAAAACTAGAAATGCAATTGTTTTATCACCTCATCCAAATGCAGTGAATTGTATTGTGGAAGCAGCACGCTTAGTTGAAGAAACAGCGGTAAATGCAGGCGCGCCAAGAGGACTAGTACAAGTGATTGAGACACCAACGTTAGAAGGAACGCAAGCATTAATGAAGCATGAGGATACGGCACTAATTTTAGCTACTGGTGGCGGGCAGATGGTAAAAGCTGCTTATTCTTCGGGCAATCCGGCAATTGGAGTTGGACCTGGTAATGGACCAGCTTTCATTGAGGAATCAGCGGATATAGAAGCTGCTATTGATAAAATTATTACTAGTAAAACGTTTGACAATGGTACTATTTGTGCTTCAGAACAGTCTATTGTGGTGGAGAAAAGCATAAAGGATCAAGTTGTGAATGAACTTAGAAAGCGCCGTGCTTACTTTATGAATAAAGAAGAGTCAGAGCAGGTTGCGAAGTTTATTATGCGAGAAAATGGCACGATGAACCCGCAAATAGTTGGAAAACCGGTAACTGAAGTTGCAAAGCTATGTGGCATTATTGTTCCTGCTGACACCACAGTTTTGATCTCTGAACAGACAACTATCGGTCATGATAATCCATATTCTCGTGAAAAGCTTACACCAATTTTAGCAATGTATACAGTTAATGATTGGGATGAAGGAGTAACAACCTGTAATGCTATTTTAGAAAATGAGGGTGCAGGTCATACGGCTATTCTTCATACTAGTGATGATCAGCTAGTAGAAGATTTTGGATTGCGCACGAAAGCATCACGAATTTTAATAAATACCCCTGGAACATTTGGCGGAATCGGCTACTCAACTAACCTTGCTCCTTCACTAACGTTAGGTTGTGGAGCAATTGGAGGAAGTAGCATTACTGATAATGTAAGTGTACGTCAATTAATGAACATTAATCGCATTGCTTATGATAAAGAATAA
- a CDS encoding response regulator — MRAILVDDDRLTLEYLAQQILKIGGITIIGKYTNPTEAKEKIIQQDVDVVFLDIQLPKVNGLRLAEKILKQNPEVNIVFVTGYDKYAAKAFEINAIDYLVKPISMNRLKDTVQRIKKYGNTISATNEKTPPLYINVLGPFSIEKVKGKAEFISWRTKKAFELFLYLLRYRDKMVRKSFLIELLWSDIELERANDLLYTTIYYVRKTLRPFYKNIHIQNALDGYVLRTRNVMVDFEEWKNNVHSLPELTEQSIDKYLDVMSKYKGAYLQGFDFWWAEAERHNWEQVWLSKALEIAEFYYFHNYFMEAKKWYRKICEFLPETEEAHFALMKIYDVEDSPSLVKQQYQALKSFLEEEIGVSPCNKILEWYRSWENKIVLHK, encoded by the coding sequence ATGAGAGCGATTCTTGTTGATGATGATCGGCTTACATTGGAGTATTTAGCACAACAAATTTTAAAAATTGGGGGCATTACCATTATAGGGAAATACACAAATCCTACAGAAGCAAAAGAAAAAATCATTCAACAAGACGTAGATGTTGTATTTTTAGATATTCAATTACCAAAAGTCAATGGATTAAGGTTAGCTGAAAAAATACTTAAGCAAAACCCGGAAGTCAATATTGTTTTTGTAACCGGGTATGACAAATATGCAGCGAAGGCATTTGAAATAAACGCTATAGATTATTTAGTAAAGCCAATCTCTATGAACCGACTAAAAGATACAGTACAACGAATAAAAAAATATGGTAATACAATATCAGCAACTAATGAGAAAACGCCTCCACTTTATATTAATGTATTAGGACCCTTTTCAATAGAGAAAGTAAAAGGAAAAGCTGAATTTATTTCTTGGAGAACTAAAAAAGCATTTGAGTTATTTTTATATTTACTTCGTTACAGAGACAAAATGGTGAGAAAATCATTTTTAATTGAACTATTATGGTCAGATATTGAGCTGGAACGGGCAAATGATCTATTGTATACCACTATCTATTATGTACGTAAAACATTAAGACCATTTTATAAAAACATACATATTCAAAATGCATTGGATGGATATGTACTAAGAACAAGAAATGTTATGGTTGATTTTGAAGAATGGAAAAATAACGTTCATTCATTACCTGAATTGACAGAGCAATCGATAGATAAATATTTGGACGTTATGTCTAAATATAAAGGTGCATATTTACAAGGTTTTGATTTTTGGTGGGCAGAAGCAGAGCGTCATAATTGGGAACAAGTTTGGTTATCAAAAGCATTGGAAATTGCAGAATTCTATTATTTTCATAATTATTTTATGGAAGCGAAAAAGTGGTACCGAAAGATATGCGAATTTTTACCTGAAACGGAAGAAGCTCATTTCGCATTAATGAAGATTTATGATGTTGAAGACAGTCCAAGTTTAGTTAAACAACAGTATCAAGCATTAAAATCATTTTTAGAGGAGGAAATAGGAGTTTCCCCTTGCAATAAGATATTAGAATGGTATAGATCTTGGGAAAACAAGATAGTACTTCATAAATGA
- a CDS encoding adhesive domain-containing protein has product MTNKRWKTTALLLMILLLILQGFTPTVFATELDNKPNLNIQTNSDATTDKVVVQVQLEGDQFDFIEIKLPKGTSYNEEKTKSVQQQGVILDYNAKKHVITLNWQAHVTDQQAAFVLTNLKQSDNSLAITGKTDGDVVFEKEYSFQVKQISDRTNQQKDSPKNELGKEEKDKKPDKKIKKEVAKTATITPSVKNKPTPKPKKSQGQEHNNSLPITSPKNIAKVNTNWPNPGSLKLTKEATPTGKYGEWEIELTAQGKKLKQKSDVVLVFDRSNTMEGRRLYKAKQAAQKFVDHLLTEDSTTRIALVPFGTYADKHTDFTDYSGKRKLKRDIHSIYVTGEDDGATNIQAGLHKAKQLLNKSVADYKTIVLLSDGDPTFSFRAKKATPYMWSGSKYNFILSDFDYAEPIGTGGSYYLEGDRYRVNGFKVKTNGIATMSEAAHIINSGIDIYSIGLDVARYEEAIYVLKNSQNRGYYEGSGDELKQIFTEIGTGLLNHAAHDAIVTDPLGEMFNLVEDGSYNGQQFTVSHGNIKWNDRTETFTWNIGSIKENECYTLKYKINMDWDKHPKGNELYPTNGETPLNYKDPNGHSQTKLFPIPKVGIDKGKIVKKGYRVNLDGKPVDKNGNVVSAPSQAEQFYKTFHKEKNQEELKFYESYDVFAEDVKDYTLYVGKNPTKVKLKPDKATETVWFGYIKTSDLIAGNVTAIYVDEAGNEIAEREVFTGKVGDTYITKEKDIPGYEFVKVDEKGASATGEFKKEPQIVRYIYKKKLGTLTVIKVGEQNKPLKGATFVLKDKDGNVVETAETGDDGKITFENLEWGNYQLEETKAPEDYRLLKKPIDVQIKADQLNVERKIKNSKSGWSLPDTGGIGTILFYLLGAMLMIGAWLLFIKKKQSNASADK; this is encoded by the coding sequence ATGACAAACAAGAGGTGGAAAACAACAGCATTACTTTTAATGATTCTTTTACTAATATTACAAGGGTTTACACCAACAGTGTTTGCAACTGAGTTAGATAACAAACCCAACTTAAATATTCAAACAAATTCGGATGCAACTACCGACAAAGTAGTTGTCCAGGTTCAATTAGAAGGGGATCAATTTGATTTTATTGAAATTAAACTTCCAAAAGGCACTTCTTATAATGAGGAAAAGACAAAGTCTGTACAGCAACAAGGAGTTATTTTGGACTACAATGCAAAAAAGCATGTAATAACGCTAAATTGGCAAGCACATGTCACGGACCAACAAGCTGCATTTGTATTAACGAATTTAAAACAATCCGATAACTCTTTAGCTATTACTGGAAAGACAGACGGGGATGTAGTGTTTGAGAAAGAATATTCATTTCAAGTAAAACAGATATCTGATCGCACAAATCAGCAAAAGGATTCTCCAAAAAACGAATTAGGAAAAGAAGAAAAAGATAAAAAACCTGACAAAAAAATCAAAAAAGAGGTTGCAAAAACAGCAACAATAACTCCATCAGTAAAGAATAAACCAACACCTAAGCCAAAAAAGTCTCAGGGACAGGAACATAACAATTCATTGCCTATTACATCTCCAAAGAACATTGCAAAAGTAAATACAAATTGGCCAAATCCGGGGTCATTAAAATTAACAAAAGAGGCTACTCCAACTGGCAAGTATGGGGAATGGGAGATAGAATTAACTGCTCAAGGAAAAAAATTAAAACAAAAGTCAGATGTTGTGCTAGTGTTTGATCGCTCCAATACGATGGAAGGAAGGAGACTTTATAAAGCAAAACAGGCTGCACAAAAATTTGTTGATCATTTATTAACGGAAGATTCAACAACAAGAATTGCATTAGTTCCGTTTGGCACTTATGCAGATAAACATACAGACTTTACAGACTATAGTGGTAAACGGAAACTAAAACGAGATATTCATTCAATTTATGTAACAGGTGAAGATGATGGAGCCACCAATATCCAAGCAGGACTTCATAAAGCTAAACAACTACTTAATAAAAGCGTTGCAGATTACAAAACAATTGTCTTATTAAGTGATGGAGACCCTACCTTTAGTTTTAGAGCTAAAAAAGCAACGCCATATATGTGGTCAGGGAGTAAGTATAATTTCATTCTTTCAGATTTTGATTATGCTGAGCCGATTGGTACTGGAGGCTCTTATTACTTAGAAGGGGATAGATATAGGGTCAACGGATTCAAAGTAAAGACAAACGGAATTGCGACAATGTCCGAAGCAGCTCATATTATAAATTCTGGTATCGATATTTATTCTATCGGATTAGATGTTGCCAGATACGAAGAAGCTATTTATGTATTAAAAAATAGTCAAAACAGAGGCTATTATGAGGGCAGTGGAGATGAATTAAAACAGATTTTTACTGAAATTGGTACAGGTCTGTTAAATCATGCGGCACATGATGCCATTGTTACAGATCCTCTGGGAGAAATGTTTAATCTTGTAGAAGATGGAAGCTATAACGGGCAACAATTTACGGTAAGTCATGGAAACATAAAATGGAATGATCGTACGGAAACATTTACATGGAATATTGGCAGTATCAAGGAAAACGAATGTTATACATTAAAATACAAGATAAATATGGATTGGGATAAACATCCAAAAGGAAATGAATTATACCCAACGAATGGTGAGACACCATTAAACTATAAAGATCCAAATGGTCATTCACAAACGAAATTATTCCCCATTCCTAAAGTAGGAATTGATAAAGGAAAAATTGTTAAAAAAGGATATCGTGTGAATTTAGACGGTAAGCCTGTGGATAAAAACGGTAATGTCGTTTCTGCTCCATCTCAAGCAGAGCAGTTTTATAAGACGTTTCATAAAGAAAAGAATCAAGAAGAATTGAAATTTTATGAGTCTTATGATGTTTTTGCGGAGGATGTTAAAGATTACACCTTATATGTAGGTAAAAATCCTACAAAGGTTAAGCTGAAACCAGATAAAGCAACAGAAACGGTATGGTTCGGTTATATCAAAACGTCTGATTTGATTGCTGGGAATGTGACAGCTATCTATGTGGATGAAGCTGGAAATGAGATAGCGGAAAGGGAAGTATTTACAGGGAAAGTTGGTGACACCTATATAACCAAGGAAAAGGATATTCCTGGTTATGAATTTGTCAAAGTAGATGAAAAAGGGGCATCAGCAACTGGAGAGTTCAAAAAAGAACCGCAGATTGTTCGTTATATTTACAAGAAAAAATTAGGTACATTAACAGTAATAAAAGTTGGTGAACAAAACAAACCGCTAAAAGGTGCAACATTTGTATTAAAAGATAAAGATGGAAATGTAGTTGAGACTGCTGAAACGGGCGATGATGGAAAAATCACTTTTGAAAACTTAGAGTGGGGTAACTATCAGCTTGAAGAAACAAAAGCCCCGGAAGACTATCGTTTATTAAAGAAGCCAATTGATGTGCAAATTAAAGCAGATCAGTTAAATGTAGAACGTAAAATTAAAAACAGTAAATCTGGCTGGAGCTTGCCAGATACTGGTGGAATAGGTACGATTCTCTTTTATTTATTAGGAGCTATGTTAATGATTGGAGCATGGTTACTTTTCATAAAGAAAAAGCAGTCCAATGCTTCAGCAGACAAATAA
- a CDS encoding SpaH/EbpB family LPXTG-anchored major pilin → MNVSKKKTLNFALIVSLILSLLLPQIAFAKEVRGNESNPTLTIHKFEQETGTKPGEEGTGLPGQTAKGKPVDGVMFTLKQTHKYDSNGGENGEGSWEPITNGKTIHKETVKGKVVFTKADGLELGRYQVTETDGPAHVILNPEPFYVDVPMTSKDGTTLNYDVHVYPKNETVRSAVELVKKDEDGNALPGAVFKLFNEDGTSAKGKNGEIGELTTGQDGKIKVDGLGQGKYYFQEIKAPEGYALNTTKIPFEVKKSGKNQQDVVVEWTPVKGFVNKKGEVINYITPKIDKDAEGKKHIYMDRDKEYKYNLSIQTPKDINTYKRIGVTDTLDERLSFVNDGSIADGWTVEGTDKSNIIFKQNGQTLSWEVKDLSQLKPGQEIKITFTAKIKPDAELKDGEIGIDNTAKLHFDNNKGSFTVPEKPAKPEEPSVVTPTEGGLKVIKVDASDNAMELEGAEFKLTDMKGHVIDTSNSGNVVKVNGKAFNGKLENLTTDKKGKFSITGLTPGKYQLHETKAPTYTDDGGNKKSYRLLSKPVEVKVENDKVLEYKIENSKSAWELPTTGGIGTILFTLIGLTLMAVATALYFRRKKQATVQ, encoded by the coding sequence ATGAACGTGTCAAAGAAAAAAACGTTAAATTTTGCTTTAATCGTTTCTTTAATATTATCCCTACTTCTTCCACAAATAGCTTTTGCTAAGGAAGTAAGGGGGAATGAAAGTAACCCGACATTAACAATTCATAAATTTGAACAGGAAACTGGTACTAAACCGGGAGAAGAAGGAACGGGTTTACCTGGACAAACTGCAAAAGGAAAACCGGTAGATGGAGTCATGTTTACTTTAAAACAAACTCATAAATATGATTCAAATGGTGGAGAAAATGGCGAAGGATCATGGGAACCAATTACTAACGGAAAGACAATCCATAAAGAAACTGTAAAAGGAAAAGTAGTCTTTACAAAAGCAGATGGATTGGAGTTAGGTCGTTATCAAGTTACAGAAACAGATGGACCAGCACATGTCATCTTAAATCCAGAACCATTTTATGTTGATGTTCCAATGACAAGTAAAGATGGTACTACTTTAAACTATGATGTTCATGTGTATCCAAAAAACGAAACGGTTCGCTCAGCTGTAGAGTTAGTGAAAAAGGATGAAGATGGAAACGCATTACCAGGAGCAGTATTTAAATTATTTAATGAAGATGGTACATCAGCGAAGGGGAAAAATGGTGAAATCGGTGAGCTAACTACTGGACAAGATGGAAAAATTAAAGTAGATGGACTAGGTCAAGGAAAGTATTACTTCCAAGAAATTAAAGCACCTGAAGGTTATGCTCTAAATACAACAAAAATCCCATTTGAAGTGAAAAAATCCGGGAAAAATCAACAAGATGTTGTTGTAGAGTGGACTCCAGTGAAGGGATTTGTCAACAAAAAAGGAGAGGTTATCAACTACATTACTCCTAAAATCGATAAGGATGCAGAAGGAAAAAAACATATTTATATGGACCGCGACAAGGAATATAAATATAACCTATCCATTCAAACACCAAAAGATATAAACACATATAAAAGGATTGGTGTAACAGATACACTTGATGAACGTCTAAGTTTTGTCAACGATGGCAGCATTGCTGACGGATGGACAGTTGAAGGAACAGATAAGTCTAATATTATCTTTAAACAAAATGGTCAAACCTTAAGTTGGGAAGTAAAAGACCTAAGTCAATTAAAACCGGGACAAGAGATTAAAATTACCTTTACTGCAAAAATTAAACCAGATGCTGAATTAAAAGATGGAGAAATTGGTATTGATAACACAGCAAAACTCCACTTTGATAATAACAAAGGTTCGTTCACTGTACCGGAAAAACCAGCTAAACCAGAAGAACCATCCGTTGTAACTCCAACTGAAGGTGGATTAAAGGTGATTAAAGTAGACGCTTCTGACAATGCAATGGAATTAGAAGGTGCTGAATTTAAGTTAACGGATATGAAAGGTCATGTCATCGATACAAGCAATTCTGGAAATGTTGTAAAGGTAAATGGAAAGGCTTTTAATGGCAAGCTAGAAAATTTAACAACAGATAAAAAAGGTAAATTCTCTATTACTGGGCTTACACCAGGAAAGTATCAATTACATGAAACAAAAGCACCTACGTATACCGATGATGGAGGTAATAAAAAATCATATCGTTTACTATCCAAACCTGTAGAAGTCAAGGTAGAAAAC